From Penicillium psychrofluorescens genome assembly, chromosome: 1, one genomic window encodes:
- a CDS encoding uncharacterized protein (ID:PFLUO_001132-T1.cds;~source:funannotate) yields MPTIRFLSDYHFNKETQVDFKQPEHYTWRIAERLGEDCTQADKTETDGGAKSGATGLFLCENILDTFQRVHMRIYMQVPLIGTEFDPPFKRAEQAIHGTPQEAAAFLKFYDEGSTITLALLRYKNTTQDDNMSVPGGFLIFLVWEIVPGLRLGNRVSRKQFFNLDQAERNLIRETFLRNRK; encoded by the coding sequence ATGCCCACCATCCGGTTTCTCAGCGACTATCACTTCAACAAAGAAACGCAGGTCGACTTCAAACAGCCCGAGCACTACACCTGGCGCATCGCCGAGAGGCTCGGCGAAGATTGCACTCAAGCCGACAAGACGGAGACTGACGGTGGAGCCAAGTCTGGTGCTACAGGCTTGTTCCTATGcgagaacatcctcgacacTTTTCAGCGTGTCCATATGAGGATTTACATGCAGGTCCCTCTCATCGGTACCGAATTTGATCCGCCGTTCAAGAGAGCTGAGCAAGCCATACATGGAACTCCCCAGGAGGCAGCTGCATTCCTGAAGTTCTACGACGAAGGCTCGACCATCACTCTCGCTTTGCTTAGATACAAGAATACGACCCAAGACGATAACATGTCCGTGCCGGGAGGGTTCTTGATTTTCCTGGTTTGGGAGATCGTTCCTGGGCTGCGTCTGGGGAACCGTGTTTCCCGCAAACAATTCTTCAACCTCGATCAGGCGGAGCGAAATCTGATTCGGGAAACATTCTTGCGGAATCGCAAGTAG
- a CDS encoding uncharacterized protein (ID:PFLUO_001126-T1.cds;~source:funannotate) yields the protein MALLFRSLQTLCFLLLISLVAAEHTSNWAVLVSTSRFWFNYRHLANVLSLYRTVKRLGIPDSQIILMLPDDMACNPRNAFPGTVYSNADRAVDLYGDNIEVDYRGYEVTVENFIRLLTDRLDADVPRSKRLGSDAGSNVLVYMTGHGGDQFLKFQDSEEIGAWDLADAFGQMWEKKRYHELLFMIDTCQANTMYTHFYSPNIVATGSSELDQSSYSHHADNDVGVAVIDRWTYYVLEFLETQVTSANSKLNLGDLFDSYDESKIHSQPGVRWDLFPGGEPEGRLRTVVDFFGNVQNVEVENSNSTEPGSLKEDLAEIARLVEKWRQRDEEYSAILSSHNNTEASSLHLTAKKTVGSTKMTDDNSWGKRLVGLSVVGACTAVWVAGSILGRKV from the coding sequence ATGGCTCTACTCTTCCGCAGTCTGCAGACTCTGTgcttcctgctcctcatcAGTCTGGTCGCTGCCGAACACACTTCCAACTGGGCAGTGCTCGTTTCCACCTCGCGCTTCTGGTTCAACTACCGCCACCTCGCCAATGTCCTCTCCCTCTACCGAACCGTCAAGCGTCTCGGGATCCCCGACTCGCAAATCATTCTCATGCTCCCCGATGACATGGCCTGCAACCCTCGCAATGCCTTCCCCGGTACCGTCTACAGTAACGCGGACCGCGCAGTCGATCTTTACGGCGACAACATCGAGGTGGACTACAGGGGCTACGAGGTGACGGTGGAGAACTTCATCCGGCTGTTAACCGATCGCCTCGACGCGGATGTGCCGCGCAGCAAGCGGCTCGGATCGGATGCCGGCAGCAACGTTTTGGTGTACATGACCGGACATGGAGGAGACCAGTTCCTCAAGTTCCAGGACTCCGAGGAAATCGGGGCATGGGATCTGGCCGACGCGTTTGGTCAGAtgtgggagaagaaacgCTACCATGAACTGCTGTTTATGATCGATACTTGCCAGGCCAATACGATGTACACGCACTTCTACTCGCCGAACATCGTCGCCACCGGCTCCAGTGAGCTCGACCAGTCCTCCTACTCCCACCACGCGGACAACGACGTGGGCGTTGCCGTGATTGATCGCTGGACTTATTACGTGCTGGAATTCCTGGAGACACAGGTGACCAGCGCCAACTCGAAGCTGAACCTGGGAGATCTATTTGACTCGTACGATGAATCGAAGATCCATTCGCAGCCCGGTGTCCGGTGGGACTTGTTTCCAGGTGGCGAGCCAGAAGGCCGTCTGCGGACCGTGGTGGATTTCTTTGGAAATGTGCAAAACGTTGAGGTGGAGAATTCCAATTCGACCGAGCCCGGGTCTCTCAAGGAAGATCTTGCGGAGATTGCACGGCTCGTGGAGAAATGGCGCCAGCGCGATGAAGAATATTCGGCCATTCTCTCATCCCATAATAATACCGAGGCGTCCTCGCTGCATCTGACCGCGAAGAAGACGGTTGGGTCCACCAAGATGACCGATGACAACAGCTGGGGCAAACGGCTGGTCGGTCTTTCGGTGGTGGGGGCCTGCACCGCTGTCTGGGTGGCGGGATCCATCTTGGGACGCAAGGTCTAA
- a CDS encoding uncharacterized protein (ID:PFLUO_001131-T1.cds;~source:funannotate): MDAFVRKKPRLSHPADEPEDSTDVKLAILASLFSAVKQDDLLDILVSCNGSVEDASSLLSSQNPAKTSISPPASKKRAVSGSSSLGVQTSLSSHILTTSRDGSLVPLTANKQRTPPTTKGKTLHLYSPEDIAAYTPCTIVHNFLPAEEATALLLELLDESEHFSRYEFQVFNRTVQSPHTASVYVSTPEELRQQTSEYTYGGTYRANVRQATPQLRLISRTVQRTVNEEIQKRIRDVYPHGKKLKHQSPKQWRPNAAFVNCYDGPQESVGYHSDELTYLGPHPVIGSLSLGVEREFRVRRIIPPEEENTEDEGNPKSPSKDRKASSSSTRADAQGQISIHLPHNSLLVMHAEMQEEWKHAITPAQTISPHPVSGNRRINVTYRWYRDTFHPRYTPRCRCGVHTILRCSQRKKETRGQYMWMCYASFTPGKQGCSFFQWAVFDDDGEPVWGTERGGDSDGSVPRLDNFSGSQ, translated from the coding sequence ATGGATGCATTTGTTAGGAAGAAGCCCCGACTCTCCCATCCAGCAGATGAACCAGAAGATTCGACGGATGTCAAACTGGCCATCTTGGCATCGCTTTTTTCCGCAGTCAAGCAAGATGACTTGTTGGATATCCTCGTGTCTTGCAACGGGTCCGTAGAGGATGCATCATCACTGCTATCCTCACAAAATCCCGCAAAAACGTCGATATCACCACCGGCATCCAAGAAGCGGGCTGTTTCCGGGTCATCATCACTCGGCGTGCAGACGTCACTATCTTCGCACATCCTCACAACCAGCAGAGATGGATCCCTCGTCCCCCTAACCGCAAACAAGCAAAGaacaccacccaccacaaAAGGAAAGACACTACACCTCTACAGCCCGGAGGACATCGCAGCCTATACGCCCTGCACAATCGTCCACAACTTCCTCCCGGCCGAGGAAGCAACcgctctcctcctcgagctACTCGACGAGTCCGAACATTTCTCACGATACGAGTTTCAGGTTTTCAACCGCACAGTACAAAGCCCACACACTGCCAGTGTGTATGTATCCACGCCTGAAGAACTTCGACAGCAGACATCGGAATATACCTACGGCGGAACTTACCGGGCAAATGTGCGGCAGGCGACCCCGCAACTACGTCTTATCTCGCGCACAGTGCAGCGGACTGTCAatgaggagatccagaaacGGATTCGGGATGTCTATCCCCATGGAAAAAAGCTCAAACATCAGTCTCCGAAGCAATGGAGACCCAACGCGGCATTTGTCAATTGCTACGATGGTCCGCAAGAGAGTGTGGGGTATCATTCCGACGAACTGACCTATCTCGGTCCACACCCGGTAATAGGGAGTCTGAGCTTGGGAGTTGAGCGAGAGTTTCGAGTCCGTCGAATTATTCCCCCGGAAGAGGAGAACAcagaagatgaaggaaatCCCAAGTCCCCTTCAAAGGATAGAAaggcatcatcatcttctaCCCGCGCAGACGCTCAAGGCCAAATATCAATCCACCTACCCCACAACTCTCTCCTAGTCATGCACGCCGAGATGCAAGAAGAATGGAAACATGCCATCACACCAGCACAGACTATATCTCCGCATCCTGTTTCAGGCAACCGGCGTATCAACGTCACCTATCGATGGTACCGTGATACTTTCCACCCTCGATACACGCCGCGATGTCGTTGTGGAGTGCATACCATCTTGCGGTGTTCGCAGCGAAAGAAGGAAACGAGGGGCCAGTATATGTGGATGTGCTATGCTTCGTTTACGCCTGGGAAGCAAGGGTGCTCATTTTTCCAGTGGGCTGtgtttgatgatgatggcgagCCGGTGTGGGGTACGGAACGAGGTGGGGATAGTGATGGTAGTGTGCCTAGATTGGATAATTTTTCGGGGTCACAATAA
- a CDS encoding uncharacterized protein (ID:PFLUO_001124-T1.cds;~source:funannotate), with translation MAQPTDYPVIPREATLAQLPLEYASDAQDQIAQILATTPINRLVVLDDDPTGTQTCHDINVLTVWDTATLEAEFNRTSSRGFFILTNSRALPPSHAEELLRTICANVLAAAEKTNTKVDIVLRGDSTLRGHFPLEPDVAQSVFGPADALVLAPFFFQGGRFTINDVHYVAEGADLVPAGKTQFARDASFGYRSSSLRDYVLEKAPGRFVPEQLLSVTIDDIRTGGPDAVCEKLLNAPAGGVVIVNAAAESDMHVFVAGLLLAEAKGKHFLYRTGAAFVSTCLGIRSKAPISAAELHLPSPRQTGGLIVAGSYVPKTTAQLKVLTERRGPDGTDELAIIEMKVTELIAGPESAAKVVEQVVRETESYLVKGRDTLVMTSRDLVTGGDEVESLRIGAVVAEALVSILQRVEGGITSSDAATKGLNVKRASVVGQAAPGVPLWRCDEPSSRHRGVPFVVFPGNVGGEETLCELVEAWS, from the exons ATGGCCCAGCCAACCGACTACCCCGTCATCCCCCGGGAAGCCACTCTCGCCCAACTCCCATTGGAGTATGCCTCCGACGCGCAAGACCAAATCGCCCAAATTCTCGCAACGACGCCCATCAACCGCCTCGTCGTCCTAGACGACGACCCAACCGGCACACAAACCTGCCACGACATCAACGTTTTAACAGTATGGGATACCGCAACCCTCGAAGCAGAGTTCAACCGCACCTCCTCCCGcggcttcttcatcctcaccaACTCGCGCGCCCTCCCACCCTCCCACGCCGAGGAGCTGCTCCGCACAATCTGCGCAAACGTATTGGCCGCCGCGGAGAAAACCAACACCAAAGTTGACATCGTCCTCCGTGGCGATAGCACTCTGCGCGGACATTTCCCGCTCGAACCGGATGTCGCGCAGTCCGTCTTCGGGCCTGCGGATGCGCTTGTTCTAGCGCCGTTCTTCTTCCAGGGTGGAAGGTTTACCATCAATGATGTGCACTATGTTGCGGAGGGGGCGGATCTCGTTCCGGCGGGGAAGACGCAGTTCGCGCGTGATGCTTCCTTCGGATATAGAAGTTCTAGTCTGAGGGACTACGTCCTTGAAAAAGCGCCGGGACGGTTCGTGCCCGAGCAGCTGCTCTCGGTAACGATTGATGATATTCGAACTGGTGGGCCCGACGCTGTCTGTGAGAAGCTTCTTAATGCCCCAGCTGGGGGCGTGGTTATTGTTaatgcggcggcggagagtGATATGCATGTTTTTGTTGCGGGATTGTTACTGG CCGAAGCGAAAGGAAAGCATTTCCTCTACCGCACAGGCGCAGCCTTCGTCTCAACGTGCCTGGGGATACGCTCCAAAGCacccatctccgccgccgagctgcaCCTCCCCTCCCCGCGCCAAACAGGCGGACTCATCGTCGCAGGCTCCTACGTGCCCAAGACAACCGCACAACTCAAAGTCCTGACAGAGCGGCGCGGCCCAGACGGTACTGATGAGCTGGCTATCATCGAGATGAAGGTGACCGAGCTGATTGCGGGACCGGAGAGCGCCGCAAAGGTTGTTGAGCAGGTTGTGCGGGAGACAGAGTCTTATTTGGTCAAGGGGAGGGATACACTCGTCATGACGAGTCGGGACCTTGTTACCGGTGGTGACGAGGTTGAGTCGTTGAGGATTGGAGCCGTTGTTGCGGAGGCGTTGGTGAGCATTTTGCAGCGGGTTGAG GGTggcatcacctcctccgacgCAGCAACCAAGGGACTGAATGTCAAGCGCGCTTCGGTCGTCGGCCAGGCGGCGCCGGGGGTGCCGCTTTGGCGATGTGATGAGCCTAGCTCGAGACATCGTGGTGTGCCTTTTGTTGTATTTCCAGGGAATGTGGGTGGGGAGGAGACGCTGTGTGAGCTGGTGGAGGCGTGGAGTTAG
- a CDS encoding uncharacterized protein (ID:PFLUO_001127-T1.cds;~source:funannotate) → MGGKKAAGENTKKAAGNARKAEAAAGKKAAEDSKRSAEEEKQWAKGSKSNAKKDDSEAKKAEAARKKAERDAQLAAEEASQPSKPKGGGAKSAQKKTRGLDLGQLDDSPAGKKGSSLSATGIDNALDALSLTEKDSGKIDRHPERRFKAAYAAFEERRLPEIEEENPGLRRQQRIELCRKEFEKSEENPFNQVHVRSNATREEIAAVKAQEREKVESRLGGK, encoded by the exons ATGGGAGGCAAGAAAGCCGCCGGTGAAAACACCAAGAAAGCCGCCGGCAACGCTCGC AAAGCCGAAGCGGCTGCCGGTAAAAAGGCTGCGGAGGACTCCAAGCGCAGcgcagaggaggagaagcaATGGGCGAAGGGATCGAAGAGCAACGCCAAGAA AGACGACTCCGAAGCCAAGAAAGCCGAAGCAgcgcgcaagaaggccgagcGAGACGCGCAactcgccgccgaagaagcatCGCAGCCCTCGAAACCCAaaggcggcggcgccaaGTCTGCACAGAAGAAAACACGGGGATTGGATCTTGGGCAGCTGGACGATAGTCCTGCGGGCAAGAAGGGGTCTTCGCTCAGCGCTACGGGTATCGACAATGCCTTGGATGCGCTGTCTTTGACGGAGAAGGACAGCGGCAAGATTGATCGGCACCCGGAGCGACGGTTCAAGGCTGCCTATGCGGCGTTTGAGGAGCGGCGACTGCctgagattgaggaggagaatcCGGGCCTGCGGCGACAGCAGCGCATCGAGCTTTGCAGAaaggagtttgagaagagcgaggagaaTCCGTTTAACCAGGTGCATGTACGGTCTAATGCTACCAGGGAGGAAATTGCTGCGGTAAAGGCgcaggagagggagaaggtggagTCGAGGTTGGGTGGGAAATAG
- a CDS encoding uncharacterized protein (ID:PFLUO_001125-T1.cds;~source:funannotate), translating into MYLPRQLISHLYLQLLRSHHPLSPPVLILVALEPDALCACRILTALLKRDYIPHKIQPVAGYGDLARAGEDLVQPMQTTNGGSGGVVVCLGVGGLVDLGESLGLLSSEDESEDMGGVEIWVFDARRPWNLGNVFGGQSVAGQPMADIDANARRRGRGVDNGRITAAYSSRKGGIVVYDDGDIEEMSREREAYHALLEMPEVDEDDDDASGGDTDDEDTEPGSKKRKSWSGREDEDESEEDDDGPPRQRRRSNSDDSIIDSSPSRRRRHGHNSSNSSRSVTPTTDSPSPAEPKQPSARTLKRRLIHLKRKHDTVLQSYYASGTSYSEPISSLVYSLASELGREDNDLLWLAIVGVSSLELSGRTMTGVGISNSSESGGSAGWGGQRGEHIRQIFRDEVHRLNPPDPFERDRDIRGEINGVIPTTARSPTDTSIRLSPEPRFLLVRHWSLYESMLHSPYLAPRLHVWTENGRKRLHKLLAKMGISLTQCHQYYTHMDMELKRALRGRLLKYAPMYGLDGLVPSEPSGYASSREGWGFVRCWGWKACLSATDVGVIIGAMLEVGPQEASAAWDAKRLPRARGTDDDIENGGGSSESDLASLLPRFWSAYDALSLTSESPTLLLESLPLAQHLHRAILRTGTSLLSKHQIRHLRAFRIAVVKDGPDVKLFTNPGALTKLALWVAEAIRVQERERGDTVKIGRKKAAGTPLVLAGLDEDRDLYVVVGTGGGGGVVDFAALSKRQEERRKKKEAREKKQKERAERRAQRAAERENEDGEDDEEESDESESSSGSESDEEGDTKDSKRLLRNRFGIAFQEVVQETNARVRIDSFEHCVVEVQKDDLGGFLEALSFRSVVG; encoded by the exons ATGTATCTCCCTCGGCAGCTGATCTCGCATCTCtacctccagctcctccgaTCCCACCACCCGCTCTCCCCGCCGGTCCTAATTCTCGTGGCCCTCGAGCCGGACGCGCTATGCGCCTGCCGGATCCTCACCGCGCTCCTGAAACGCGACTATATTCCGCACAAGATCCAGCCAGTGGCGGGATATGGTGACCTAGCGCGCGCGGGCGAGGACCTGGTCCAGCCCATGCAGACCACCAacggcggcagcggtggaGTCGTGGTTTGTCTGGGAGTAGGCGGGCTGGTTGATCTGGGAGAGAGCTTGGGCCTGCTGAGCTCGGAGGATGAGTCGGAGGATATGGGCGGCGTGGAAATCTGGGTGTTTGACGCGCGAAGGCCGTGGAACCTGGGGAATGTGTTTGGGGGTCAGTCTGTTGCGGGTCAGCCCATGGCGGATATTGATGCCAATGCGCGTCGGAGAGGGCGCGGGGTTGATAATGGGCGGATTACTGCCGCGTACTCGTCCAGGAAGGGGGGTATTGTTGTttatgatgatggtgacaTTGAGGAGATGAGTCGTGAACGAGAGGCATACCACGCGTTATTGGAGATGCccgaggtggatgaggacgatgacgacgcgAGCGGCGGGGATACGGACGACGAAGACACGGAGCCTGGGTCTAAGAAACGCAAGTCTTGGTCTGGGcgtgaggatgaggacgagtcagaggaggacgatgatgggcctcctcggcagcggAGACGCAGCAATTCG GATGACTCGATTATCGACTCATCTCCCAGTCGTCGCAGGAGACATGGTCACAATTCCTCAAATTCATCCCGCTCGGTGACGCCTACAACAGATTCCCCGTCGCCAGCAGAACCAAAGCAGCCTTCCGCGCGAACATTGAAGCGGCGGCTGATTCATCTTAAACGCAAGCATGACACCGTTTTGCAAAGCTACTACGCGTCCGGCACCTCATATTCGGAACCAATTTCCTCACTAGTCTACTCTCTGGCGTCAGAACTCGGCCGTGAGGACAATGACCTACTCTGGCTCGCCATTGTCGGCGTGTCCAGTTTGGAGCTGAGTGGCCGTACTATGACCGGCGTGGGCATCTCGAACAGTTCAGAATCAGGAGGGTCGGCAGGCTGGGGTGGGCAACGGGGTGAACACATCCGTCAGATCTTTCGAGATGAAGTCCATCGGCTCAACCCGCCTGATCCCTTTGAACGAGATCGAGATATCAGAGGAGAAATCAACGGTGTGATCCCGACTACGGCTCGATCTCCCACCGACACATCCATCCGCCTGTCGCCCGAACCACGCTTCCTGCTAGTCCGACACTGGTCACTTTATGAAAGCATGCTGCACAGTCCCTATCTCGCCCCCAGGCTGCATGTATGGACGGAAAATGGCCGCAAACGACTGCATAAGCTTTTGGCCAAAATGGGCATCAGTCTTACACAGTGCCACCAGTACTATACACACATGGACATGGAGTTGAAGCGCGCTTTGCGCGGCCGTCTCCTGAAGTATGCACCTATGTACGGCCTGGACGGTCTCGTGCCGTCAGAACCATCCGGATACGCCAGTTCTCGGGAAGGCTGGGGATTTGTGAGATGCTGGGGCTGGAAGGCATGTCTCTCTGCTACGGATGTGGGGGTCATCATCGGTGCAATGCTCGAAGTCGGACCGCAAGAAGCCTCCGCGGCGTGGGATGCCAAACGTCTACCGCGTGCACGGGGCACGGACGATGATATTGAGAATGGCGGTGGTTCCTCCGAATCGGACTTGGCCAGCCTTCTGCCCCGATTCTGGAGTGCCTATGATGCGCTCTCGCTCACATCGGAGTCGCCGACGCTTCTCTTGGAGTCCTTGCCTCTCGCTCAACACCTGCACCGTGCCATCCTCCGCACGGGCACTTCCTTGCTCTCCAAACATCAAATCCGGCACCTTCGCGCATTTCGCATTGCGGTCGTCAAAGATGGACCCGACGTCAAGCTTTTTACGAACCCCGGCGCCCTTACGAAACTGGCGCTATGGGTTGCAGAAGCCATCCGAGTCCAAGAGCGCGAACGAGGCGACACTGTGAAGATTGGCCGGAAAAAGGCTGCAGGGACtcctcttgttcttgctggccTTGACGAAGACCGAGATCTGTACGTGGTTGTGGGAAccggtggtggcggcggagtgGTCGACTTTGCAGCGTTGTCCAAACGACAGGAAGAACgtcgcaagaagaaggaagcaagggagaagaagcagaaggagcgCGCAGAGCGACGAGCCCAACGGGCTGCTGAACGCGAGAacgaagatggtgaagatgacgaagaagaatcgGACGAATCAGAGTCATCCTCAGGATCGGAGTCTGATGAGGAGGGGGACACGAAGGACAGCAAGCGGTTGCTCCGCAATCGATTCGGCATTGCCTTCCAAGAGGTGGTCCAAGAAACGAATGCGCGGGTGCGCATCGACAGCTTCGAGCACTGCGTCGTCGAGGTGCAAAAGGACGATCTCGGCGGGTTCCTTGAAGCATTGAGTTTCCGCAGCGTGGTGGGCTGA
- a CDS encoding uncharacterized protein (ID:PFLUO_001128-T1.cds;~source:funannotate), with amino-acid sequence MLHFRTQGYNGCAVKYSPFFDNRLAVASSANFGLVGNGRLYILELTPNGIVPVKWFTTQDSLYDLAWSEIHENQVLTASGDGSIKLFDCTANDYPIQSWKEHAREVFSVNWNLVAKDRFCSSSWDGTVRVWSPHRAQSLLTLPTHSCTYSAAFCPHNPDLISCVTSDSYVRVFDLRTPASASNHLSLQIPIHAAPGASSRPGGPPGIPPASTPPAEALTHDWNKYRPTVLATAGVDRAIRTFDIRAPQQGPIATMLGHEYAVRKLTWSPHLSNVLLSASYDMTCRVWSDRSDAASVGDVDLMRAGPAGPVVGAELGRMGRHTEFVTGVDWCLFGSEGWCASVGWDESLYVWDVRGVMA; translated from the exons ATGCTCCACTTCCGCACACAGGGCTACAATGGCTGTGCGGTCAAGTactcgcccttcttcgaCAATCGCCTGGCCGTAGCCAGCTCGGCGAACTTCGGTTTGGTCGGCAATGGACGACTATATATCCTCGAACTGACCCCGAATGGAATTGTGCCCGTCAAATG GTTCACAACGCAAGACTCCCTCTACGACCTCGCCTGGTCCGAAATCCACGAGAACCAAGTCCTTACCGCATCGGGTGACGGCAGCATCAAGCTCTTCGACTGCACAGCGAATGACTACCCCATCCAAAGCTGGAAAGAACATGCCCGCGAAGTATTCAGCGTTAACTGGAACCTCGTCGCCAAGGACCGCttctgctccagcagctgggaCGGCACAGTGCGCGTGTGGTCGCCACATCGCGCGCAGTCCCTCCTCACGCTCCCCACGCACAGCTGCACCTACTCCGCCGCCTTCTGTCCACACAACCCGGACCTGATCTCCTGCGTCACCTCGGACTCGTACGTGCGCGTGTTCGACCTGCGCACGCCAGCCTCCGCTTCAAATCACCTCTCCCTCCAGATCCCCATCCACGCTGCGCCGGGGGCGTCCTCCAGGCCCGGCGGCCCGCCGGGCATCCCCCCCGCTTCAACACCGCCAGCCGAGGCTCTCACCCATGACTGGAACAAGTACAGGCCTACCGTCCTTGCAACGGCGGGCGTGGACCGCGCTATTCGCACATTCGACATTCGGGCCCCGCAGCAGGGCCCTATAGCTACCATGCTCGGCCATGAATACGCCGTCCGCAAGCTGACGTGGTCGCCTCATTTATCAAATGTTCTCCTCAGCGCGAGCTACGATATGACCTGCCGGGTATGGAGTGACCGGTCCGATGCGGCTTCTGTTGGAGATGTAGATCTCATGCGCGCTGGGCCCGCTGGGCCGGTCGTCGGTGCGGAGCTGGGGCGGATGGGCAGACACACCGAGTTCGTCACCGGGGTGGACTGGTGTTTGTTTGGGAGTGAGGGGTGGTGCGCCAGCgtgggatgggatgagaGCCTCTATGTGTGGGATGTGCGAGGCGTTATGGCATGA
- a CDS encoding uncharacterized protein (ID:PFLUO_001130-T1.cds;~source:funannotate), translated as MVSPERDFLTLTWGPVVYRTTYAPECKRLLRIFLRCLNDAVSHSIARELPGSDKQLQVLKNTYSSKVFSVQDMYDGLDEDGVRNSFHDFKVSLAIPAIELPSRLRVCLMVDDKVLSHLKGELDRSSRAARDVDVDRCWVKLVEENFPDSRLGDQPYVCEVDVDGETNGVGDYRGVYRGWTMVALSALIEVFKSLGQMRHLQEYHREGRIYLGQGKWTL; from the exons ATGGTTA GCCCTGAGCGCGACTTCCTCACTCTAACCTGGGGGCCAGTCGTCTACCGCACCACCTACGCCCCCGAATGCAAAcgcctcctccgcatctTCCTGCGCTGTCTCAACGACGCCGTCAGCCACTCCATAGCCCGCGAACTACCTGGCTCAGACAAGCAGCTGCAGGTGCTAAAGAACACATACTCCTCCAAGGTCTTCAGCGTGCAGGACATGTACGACGGGTTAGACGAGGACGGCGTGCGCAACTCATTCCATGACTTCAAGGTGTCGCTGGCCATACCTGCGATCGAGCTGCCGAGTAGACTGCGCGTGTGTCTGATGGTGGATGATAAGGTGCTTTCGCATCTCAAGGGCGAGCTGGATCGGTCGTCTAGGGCGGCAAGGGATGTTGATGTAGATCGGTGTTGGGTGAAATTGGTCGAGGAGAATTTCCCGGACTCGAGGCTTGGTGACCAGCCGTATGTTTGCGAGGTCGATGTGGATGGCGAGACGAATGGGGTGGGTGACTATCGGGGCGTATATCGGGGGTGGACGATGGTGGCCCTGTCGGCGTTGATTGAGGTGTTTAAGAGCCTGGGACAAATGCGGCATCTGCAGGAGTATCACCGCGAGGGACGGATATATTTGGGACAGGGTAAATGGACTCTATAG